A portion of the Mycobacterium paraseoulense genome contains these proteins:
- a CDS encoding metallophosphoesterase gives MADVLPTLIRTGAVALGSAVAGIGYAAVVERNAFVLREITMPVLTPGSTPLRVLHISDLHMLPNQRRKQAWLRELSNWEPDLVVNTGDNLAHPKAVPAVVQALGDLLSRPGVFVFGSNDYFGPRLKNPLNYLANPSHRVHGEPLPWQDLRAAFTERGWLDLTHTRREFEVAGLHVAAAGVDDPHIDRDRYETIAGPASPAANLRLGLTHSPEPRVLDRFAADGYQLVMAGHTHGGQVCLPLYGALVTNCGLDRSRAKGPSRWGAHLQLHVSAGIGTSPFAPVRFCCRPEATLLTLIAAPMGGRDSASDLSRSQPTVSVR, from the coding sequence ATGGCTGATGTTTTGCCCACGCTGATCCGCACCGGTGCCGTCGCGCTCGGTTCGGCCGTCGCCGGCATCGGTTATGCCGCCGTCGTCGAGCGCAACGCCTTCGTCCTGCGCGAGATCACCATGCCCGTCTTGACGCCCGGCTCGACCCCGCTGCGGGTGCTGCATATCAGCGATCTGCACATGCTGCCCAACCAACGCCGCAAACAGGCCTGGCTGCGCGAGCTGAGCAACTGGGAACCCGACCTGGTGGTCAACACCGGCGACAACCTGGCCCATCCCAAGGCCGTCCCCGCGGTGGTGCAGGCCCTCGGGGATCTGCTGTCGCGGCCGGGTGTCTTCGTGTTCGGCAGCAACGACTACTTCGGGCCGCGGCTGAAGAACCCGCTGAACTACCTGGCCAACCCGTCGCATCGGGTCCACGGCGAGCCGCTGCCCTGGCAGGATCTGCGCGCGGCCTTCACCGAGCGCGGCTGGCTCGACCTCACCCACACCCGGCGCGAGTTCGAGGTGGCCGGCCTGCACGTCGCCGCCGCCGGCGTCGACGACCCGCACATCGACCGGGACCGCTACGAGACGATCGCGGGCCCGGCCAGCCCGGCCGCGAACCTGCGACTCGGGCTGACCCATTCCCCGGAGCCGCGGGTGCTGGACCGCTTCGCCGCCGACGGCTACCAGCTGGTGATGGCCGGACACACCCACGGCGGGCAGGTCTGCCTGCCGCTCTACGGCGCCCTGGTGACCAACTGCGGCCTGGACCGGTCCCGCGCGAAGGGACCGTCCCGGTGGGGAGCGCACCTGCAGCTGCACGTGTCCGCCGGGATCGGCACCTCGCCGTTCGCGCCGGTGCGCTTCTGCTGCCGGCCCGAGGCCACGCTGCTGACGTTGATCGCCGCGCCGATGGGCGGCCGCGATTCGGCCAGCGACCTGAGCCGTTCGCAGCCAACAGTTTCGGTGCGTTGA
- a CDS encoding DUF6328 family protein — MDVDNPEGDQRWDSRERGETEVQRLDRNWNSLLQELRVVQTGVQLLTGFLLTLPFQQRFDVLSPPMRNLYLATVGCSVGATVLLIAPVGMHRLLFRRHRLQVLVSAAHRCAYAGLALLGMALTGVTVIVFTAVAGRDPGLIAGGCALTLFALFWWLLPLLLRTRG; from the coding sequence ATGGACGTCGATAACCCGGAAGGCGACCAGCGCTGGGACAGCCGCGAGCGTGGCGAAACCGAAGTCCAACGGCTGGACCGCAATTGGAACAGCCTGCTGCAGGAGCTGAGGGTGGTGCAGACCGGTGTGCAGCTGCTCACCGGTTTCCTGTTGACGCTGCCGTTCCAGCAGCGTTTCGACGTCCTGAGCCCGCCGATGCGCAACCTCTATCTCGCGACGGTGGGATGCTCGGTGGGCGCGACGGTGCTGTTGATCGCCCCGGTCGGCATGCATCGCCTGCTGTTCCGGCGCCATCGCCTGCAAGTCTTGGTGTCCGCCGCGCACCGGTGCGCGTACGCCGGGTTGGCGCTGCTGGGCATGGCGTTGACCGGGGTGACGGTCATCGTCTTCACCGCCGTGGCCGGGCGCGATCCCGGGCTGATCGCGGGCGGGTGTGCGCTGACGCTGTTCGCGCTGTTCTGGTGGCTACTGCCGTTGCTGCTGCGCACCCGCGGCTAG
- the cds1 gene encoding L-cysteine desulfhydrase Cds1 produces MSERTRIAVRSHSRRWTDDAVRLIQADARRSADTHLLRYPLPSAWGADGPGAQVALYLKDETTHITGSLKHRLARSLFLYALCNGWINEGTTVVEASSGSTAVSEAYFAALLGLPFVAVMPASTSSSKVALIEAQGGRCHFVQNSAEVYAEAERVAGDTGGHYLDQFTNAERATDWRGNNNIAESIFEQMGEETHPIPEWIVVGAGTGGTSATIGRYIRYRRHATRLCVVDPENSAFFPAYAEDRYDVVMATSSRIEGIGRPRVEPSFLPGVVDRMVAVPDAASIAAARHVSAVLGRRVGPSTGTNLWGAFGLLAEMVAEGRSGSVVTLLADSGDRYADTYFSDEWVGAQGLDPSGPAGALVEFERSCVWQ; encoded by the coding sequence TTGAGCGAGCGGACCCGGATCGCGGTCCGTAGCCACTCGCGGCGCTGGACGGACGACGCGGTCCGGCTGATCCAGGCCGACGCCCGCCGCAGCGCCGACACGCACCTGCTGCGTTACCCGCTGCCGTCGGCGTGGGGCGCGGACGGCCCCGGCGCTCAGGTGGCGCTGTATCTCAAGGACGAGACCACGCACATCACCGGCAGCCTCAAGCACCGGCTGGCACGCTCGCTGTTCCTGTATGCGCTGTGCAACGGGTGGATCAACGAGGGCACCACGGTGGTCGAGGCGTCATCGGGCTCGACCGCGGTTTCGGAGGCCTACTTCGCCGCCCTGCTGGGCCTGCCGTTCGTTGCCGTGATGCCGGCGTCCACCAGCTCGTCCAAGGTGGCGCTGATCGAAGCCCAGGGCGGCCGTTGCCATTTCGTGCAGAACTCGGCTGAGGTGTACGCCGAGGCCGAGCGGGTCGCCGGCGACACCGGCGGCCATTACCTGGACCAGTTCACCAACGCCGAACGCGCCACCGACTGGCGCGGCAACAACAACATCGCCGAGTCGATCTTCGAGCAGATGGGCGAGGAGACGCATCCCATTCCGGAATGGATCGTGGTCGGCGCCGGCACCGGCGGCACCAGCGCCACGATCGGCCGCTACATCCGCTACCGGCGGCACGCGACCCGGCTCTGCGTCGTCGACCCGGAGAACTCCGCGTTCTTTCCCGCCTACGCCGAGGACCGCTACGACGTGGTGATGGCCACCTCGTCGCGCATCGAGGGCATCGGCCGCCCGCGGGTCGAGCCTTCGTTCCTGCCCGGCGTCGTCGACCGCATGGTGGCGGTGCCCGACGCGGCGTCCATCGCCGCCGCCCGCCACGTCAGTGCCGTCCTGGGACGCCGGGTGGGGCCCTCGACGGGCACCAACCTGTGGGGCGCCTTCGGCCTGCTCGCCGAGATGGTTGCCGAGGGGCGCAGCGGTTCGGTGGTCACGCTGCTCGCCGACAGCGGCGACCGCTACGCCGACACCTATTTCAGCGACGAGTGGGTGGGCGCACAGGGACTCGATCCGAGCGGCCCCGCCGGGGCGCTGGTGGAGTTCGAACGCTCCTGCGTGTGGCAGTGA
- a CDS encoding DUF4193 domain-containing protein, protein MATASDYDARRGSDMDAQDKSAIRELAPALQGPATAVVDEDPNDVHFFELPGADLSGEELSVTVIPQRSDEFTCSSCFLVQHRSRLRRSNAGLSICADCA, encoded by the coding sequence ATGGCGACCGCAAGCGATTATGACGCACGCCGGGGCTCCGACATGGACGCCCAGGACAAGTCCGCGATACGCGAGCTAGCACCGGCCTTGCAGGGACCCGCCACCGCGGTGGTCGACGAGGATCCCAACGATGTGCACTTCTTCGAGCTGCCCGGCGCCGACCTGTCCGGCGAAGAGCTGTCGGTGACGGTGATTCCGCAGCGGTCCGACGAATTCACCTGCTCGAGCTGTTTTCTGGTGCAGCACCGCAGCCGGCTGCGCAGGTCCAACGCGGGCCTGTCCATCTGCGCCGACTGCGCGTAA
- a CDS encoding cytochrome P450, translated as MKSRVCVVSVAAAEVGRRGRPDALKRPPGLPAPRGLRPACATAYAIAYLVGGERRMLRWIRRYGPIMTMPVLSLGNVAIVSDPELAKQVFGAPGDVLLGGEGVGPAAAIYGSGSMFVQEEPEHLRRRRLLTPALHGAALSGYVPVMRDAARAAMHNWPVDRPFEMLTAARALMLDVIVKVMFGVEHPDEVRRLGGPFERLLSLGVSEELTVRYALRRLGALRVWPRRACARREIDDLVLPLIAERRNDPRLGERSDILALLMSARGESGECLSDSEIRDDVTTLMLAGHETTATTLAWVFDLLLHHPDALRRVRSEARTGAEDFTTAVINETLRIRPPAPLTSRVAAQPFRVGDYLVDAGTRIVVHIVAINRNPRTYDRPNDFCPERFLGVRAPTHAWLPFGGGTKRCLGASFSMRELITVLHTLLLEGEFSAVDDRPERIVRRSIMLAPRHGTRVRFRPIPSSL; from the coding sequence GTGAAAAGCCGTGTTTGTGTCGTCAGCGTGGCAGCTGCGGAGGTTGGCCGGCGGGGCAGGCCCGACGCCCTGAAACGTCCGCCTGGGCTGCCCGCGCCGCGCGGGCTCCGTCCGGCTTGCGCCACCGCGTACGCCATCGCCTACCTGGTCGGCGGCGAGCGCAGGATGCTGCGATGGATCCGCCGATACGGGCCCATCATGACGATGCCCGTCCTCAGCCTGGGCAACGTGGCGATCGTGTCGGACCCGGAACTGGCCAAACAGGTTTTCGGCGCCCCGGGGGATGTGCTGCTCGGCGGGGAGGGAGTGGGTCCGGCGGCGGCGATCTACGGGTCCGGCTCGATGTTCGTTCAGGAGGAGCCGGAGCACCTTCGCCGGCGCAGGCTGCTGACGCCCGCGCTGCACGGCGCGGCCCTGAGCGGCTACGTGCCGGTCATGCGGGACGCCGCCCGTGCGGCGATGCACAACTGGCCGGTCGACCGCCCTTTCGAGATGCTGACGGCGGCGCGGGCCCTGATGCTGGACGTGATTGTCAAGGTCATGTTCGGGGTCGAGCACCCCGACGAGGTGCGCCGCTTGGGCGGACCCTTCGAACGCCTCCTGAGTCTCGGGGTCTCCGAGGAATTGACGGTGCGCTACGCGCTGCGCCGCCTCGGCGCGTTGCGGGTCTGGCCCCGCCGCGCCTGCGCGCGCCGGGAAATCGACGACCTCGTCCTGCCGCTCATCGCCGAACGGCGAAACGATCCCCGGCTGGGGGAGCGGTCCGACATCTTGGCGTTGCTGATGTCCGCGCGCGGCGAGAGCGGGGAATGCCTGTCGGACAGCGAGATTCGCGATGACGTGACCACGCTGATGCTGGCGGGTCACGAAACCACCGCGACCACCCTGGCCTGGGTGTTCGACCTGCTGTTGCACCATCCGGATGCGTTGCGGCGCGTCCGGTCCGAAGCCCGCACCGGTGCGGAGGACTTCACGACGGCGGTGATCAACGAGACGTTGCGGATACGCCCGCCGGCTCCGTTGACGTCCCGTGTTGCGGCACAACCGTTTCGGGTAGGTGACTACCTGGTCGACGCCGGCACACGCATCGTCGTTCACATCGTCGCGATCAATCGCAACCCCCGCACCTACGACCGGCCGAACGACTTCTGCCCGGAGCGGTTCCTGGGCGTCCGAGCGCCGACACACGCATGGCTCCCTTTCGGCGGCGGTACGAAACGCTGTCTGGGCGCGAGCTTTTCGATGCGGGAGTTGATCACCGTGCTGCATACACTGCTGCTCGAGGGCGAGTTCAGCGCCGTTGACGATCGGCCGGAGCGGATCGTCAGGCGCTCCATCATGCTGGCCCCGCGGCACGGTACCAGGGTGCGGTTCCGGCCCATCCCGTCGTCGTTGTAG
- a CDS encoding STAS domain-containing protein, which translates to MSDSPAEFIGAATATAPAVGISSEGLLPQLVQHLRQNRTVLREEWARRITEAELLTAMTPEELFSEATAVYDNYVEVLETGSVEALQAYARDLSERIIPRGVETDEVVGIVLLLRDVLARSLFEKYQTEFEMLNRVLDAYEPAANRIANTVAVSFVQERERIIRQQQEAIRELSTPVLQVREQLLILPIIGVLDSQRARQVTEQLLRAIRANRAKVVVIDITGVPTIDSTVANHLVQTVDASGLMGASVIITGLSSEIALTLVTIGLDLSKMNAVGDLQGGIEEAERLLGYEVTRTGEQTG; encoded by the coding sequence ATGTCAGATTCGCCGGCGGAGTTCATCGGCGCTGCTACTGCCACCGCGCCGGCGGTCGGCATCTCCAGCGAAGGCCTGCTGCCCCAGCTCGTGCAACACCTGCGGCAAAACCGCACCGTGCTGCGCGAGGAATGGGCGCGCAGGATCACCGAGGCCGAACTGCTCACCGCGATGACGCCGGAGGAGTTGTTCTCCGAGGCGACCGCGGTCTACGACAATTACGTGGAGGTGCTCGAGACCGGTAGCGTCGAGGCGCTGCAGGCCTACGCGCGCGACCTCTCGGAGCGCATCATCCCCCGGGGCGTGGAGACCGACGAGGTCGTCGGCATCGTGCTGCTGCTGCGCGACGTGCTCGCGCGCTCGTTGTTCGAGAAGTACCAGACCGAATTCGAGATGCTCAACCGGGTGCTGGACGCCTACGAACCCGCGGCCAACCGCATCGCCAACACCGTGGCGGTCAGCTTCGTGCAGGAACGCGAGCGCATCATCCGCCAGCAGCAGGAAGCGATTCGCGAGCTGTCCACGCCGGTGCTGCAGGTGCGTGAACAGCTGCTGATTCTGCCGATCATCGGCGTGCTCGATTCCCAGCGTGCCCGCCAGGTCACCGAGCAGCTGCTGAGAGCCATCCGCGCCAACCGCGCCAAGGTGGTGGTCATCGACATCACCGGTGTGCCGACCATCGACTCCACGGTGGCCAACCACCTGGTGCAGACGGTCGACGCGTCGGGGTTGATGGGCGCCAGCGTCATCATCACCGGCCTGTCCTCCGAGATCGCCCTCACGCTGGTGACGATCGGCCTGGACCTGTCGAAGATGAACGCCGTCGGCGACCTGCAGGGCGGCATCGAGGAAGCCGAGCGGCTGCTGGGCTACGAGGTCACTCGCACCGGCGAGCAGACCGGGTAG
- a CDS encoding SpoIIE family protein phosphatase codes for MHENGRFGPIEWARAGRPVPSEFISGDRGLAVDVGGEAALFGVVDGLGHGPEAATAALRAIEAVKRSSSERLEVLIQLCHRVLEGTRGVAMTLARVDFAANTLTWTGVGNVTADLVAKSPTGVQVRSSARLTAGIVGYRIPEIRPAQVVSMRPGDLLVMSTDGIAEHCLDHIDFAAPAVAIAEELLGKDAKETDDAMVLTARHRGASK; via the coding sequence GTGCATGAGAACGGCCGCTTCGGGCCGATCGAGTGGGCACGCGCGGGTCGCCCCGTGCCCAGTGAGTTCATCTCCGGGGATCGGGGCCTCGCCGTCGACGTTGGCGGTGAGGCCGCCCTGTTCGGCGTGGTGGACGGCCTCGGCCACGGTCCGGAGGCCGCAACCGCCGCACTGCGGGCCATCGAAGCGGTTAAGCGATCCAGCTCCGAGCGGCTCGAAGTGTTGATCCAGCTGTGCCACCGCGTGCTGGAGGGCACCAGAGGAGTCGCGATGACCTTGGCCCGGGTGGACTTCGCGGCCAACACGCTGACGTGGACGGGCGTCGGCAACGTCACCGCCGACCTGGTGGCCAAGTCCCCCACCGGCGTCCAGGTCCGATCCAGCGCGCGGCTGACCGCGGGCATCGTCGGCTACCGCATACCGGAAATCAGGCCGGCACAGGTTGTTTCGATGCGCCCCGGCGATCTGCTCGTGATGAGCACCGACGGAATCGCCGAGCACTGCCTCGACCACATCGACTTCGCGGCCCCCGCCGTCGCCATCGCGGAAGAACTCCTGGGCAAGGATGCGAAGGAGACCGATGACGCCATGGTGCTGACCGCCCGGCACCGGGGAGCCTCGAAATGA
- a CDS encoding STAS domain-containing protein, with product MSAPDSITTLVEDHDGVSVVSVSGEIDLVTAPALEQAIGAVVAENPTALVIDLSAVEFLGSVGLKILAATYEKLGNATGFGVVARGPATRRPIHLTGLDKTFPLYPTLDDALTAVRDDNVGR from the coding sequence TTGTCAGCTCCTGATTCGATTACCACGTTGGTTGAGGACCACGATGGGGTGTCCGTGGTCAGCGTCAGTGGCGAAATCGATTTGGTCACGGCGCCGGCCCTCGAGCAGGCGATCGGCGCGGTAGTTGCGGAGAACCCGACGGCACTGGTGATCGACCTTTCGGCGGTGGAGTTTCTCGGTTCGGTGGGGCTGAAGATCCTCGCCGCGACGTACGAGAAGCTGGGCAATGCGACGGGGTTCGGGGTGGTCGCGCGCGGTCCGGCGACCAGGCGGCCGATCCACCTGACCGGGCTGGACAAGACCTTCCCGCTGTACCCCACGCTGGACGACGCGCTGACCGCGGTGCGCGACGACAACGTCGGCCGCTAG
- a CDS encoding HAD family hydrolase — protein sequence MKPAVLFDVDGSLVDSNYLHVHAWQRAFDAEGLPVAAWQIHRCIGMDGSTLVRTLSKNAPDEVQERLSDGHSRYYRESTPLLTPLPGARALLHRVADLGLQVVLATSAPDDELEILRKVLDCDDVISETTSSRDVDTAKPEPGIVQVALDRAGVDAGHAVFIGDAVWDAHAAGGAGLPCIGLLSGGIAREELQAAGAAPIFADPQDVLEHLDSTRIAELALAAGAQQQRQ from the coding sequence ATGAAACCCGCCGTTCTGTTCGACGTCGACGGAAGCCTGGTCGACTCCAACTACCTGCACGTGCACGCGTGGCAACGGGCCTTCGACGCCGAAGGCCTGCCCGTGGCCGCCTGGCAGATCCACCGCTGCATCGGCATGGACGGCTCCACGCTGGTGCGCACGCTGTCCAAGAATGCCCCGGACGAGGTTCAGGAGCGGCTCAGCGACGGGCACAGCCGCTACTACCGGGAGAGCACGCCCCTGCTCACCCCGCTGCCCGGCGCCCGCGCGCTGCTGCACCGCGTCGCCGACCTCGGTCTGCAGGTGGTGCTGGCCACCTCGGCCCCCGACGACGAACTGGAGATCCTGCGCAAGGTCCTCGACTGCGACGACGTCATCTCCGAAACGACGTCCTCGCGCGACGTCGACACCGCCAAGCCCGAGCCCGGCATCGTGCAGGTCGCGCTCGACCGGGCCGGCGTCGATGCCGGCCATGCCGTGTTCATCGGGGACGCCGTGTGGGACGCGCACGCCGCGGGCGGCGCCGGATTGCCCTGCATCGGACTGCTCAGCGGCGGCATCGCCCGCGAGGAGCTGCAGGCCGCGGGCGCCGCACCGATCTTCGCCGATCCGCAGGACGTGCTCGAGCATCTGGACTCGACCCGGATCGCCGAACTCGCCCTAGCCGCGGGTGCGCAGCAGCAACGGCAGTAG
- a CDS encoding STAS domain-containing protein: MPVPILKQGAILIASVQAALSDSDAERLRYDLMERVSRFRAQGIIVDVTAIDVMDSFAARSLRTIAHMTRLRGADTVIVGLQPEVAFAMVQLGLAFDDMNTALDLEEGLALLNRQLAQRKPAIGRDGGD, encoded by the coding sequence ATGCCGGTACCGATCCTGAAACAGGGTGCGATCCTCATCGCCTCGGTGCAGGCCGCGCTGAGCGACTCCGACGCCGAGCGGCTCCGCTATGACCTCATGGAGCGGGTCAGCCGGTTCCGGGCGCAAGGCATCATCGTCGACGTCACGGCCATCGACGTGATGGACTCGTTCGCGGCCCGGTCGCTGCGGACGATCGCGCACATGACCCGGCTGCGCGGAGCGGACACGGTGATCGTGGGCCTGCAGCCGGAGGTGGCCTTCGCGATGGTCCAGCTGGGTTTGGCGTTCGACGACATGAATACGGCGCTCGACCTCGAAGAGGGCCTGGCCCTGCTGAATCGCCAACTGGCGCAGCGGAAACCGGCGATCGGGCGCGACGGTGGAGACTGA
- a CDS encoding anti-sigma regulatory factor produces the protein METDIVVDIDNSDDIVEARKAGHHLALDLGFSLTDVTMIATAISEIARNITSYAGRGVVRVFVADRDGRKALVVRAEDQGPGIADIERAMEDGYSTGRGLGMGLPGSRRLMDRLFVESTLGRGTVVEMWKWVSPRA, from the coding sequence GTGGAGACTGACATCGTCGTCGACATCGACAATTCGGACGACATCGTCGAAGCCCGCAAAGCCGGACACCACCTCGCGCTCGACCTGGGATTCTCCCTCACCGACGTCACCATGATCGCCACGGCGATCTCCGAGATCGCGCGAAACATCACCAGCTACGCCGGTCGCGGCGTCGTCCGGGTCTTCGTGGCCGACCGGGATGGCCGCAAGGCCCTGGTGGTGCGCGCCGAGGATCAGGGACCGGGCATCGCCGATATCGAGCGGGCGATGGAGGACGGATATTCGACCGGGCGCGGCCTGGGCATGGGGCTGCCCGGGTCCCGGCGGCTGATGGACCGGTTGTTCGTGGAATCCACGCTCGGCCGCGGAACGGTCGTCGAGATGTGGAAGTGGGTCTCGCCCCGTGCATGA
- the ponA2 gene encoding transglycosylase/D,D-transpeptidase PonA2 codes for MSDRPPAALTILKLAGYCLLAGVVATALMFPFAGGLGLVSNRASEVVANGSAQLLEGEIPAVSTMVDAKGNTIAWLYSQRRFEVPSDKIANTMKLAIVSIEDKRFADHNGVDWKGTLTGLAGYARGDVDTRGGSTIEQQYIKNYQLLVTAKTDAEKRAAVETTPARKLREIRMALTLDKTFTKPEILTRYLNLVSFGNGSFGVQDAAQTYFGINASDLNWQQAALLAGMVQSTSALNPYTNPEGALARRNLVLDTMIENIPQEADALRAAKATPLGVLPQPNELPRGCIAAGDRAFFCDYVQEYLSRAGISKEQVARGGYLIRTTLDPDVQVPVKAAIDQFASPTLPGISSVMSVIQPGKTSHKVMAMASNRTYGLNLDAGETMRPQPFSLVGDGAGSVFKIFTTAAALDMGMGTNATLEVPARFQAKGMGSGGAKGCPKDTWCVINAGNYRGSMNVTEALATSPNTAFAKLIQQVGVTRTVDMAIKLGLRSYADPGTARDYNPDSNESLADFVKRQNIGSFTLGPIEVNALELSNVAATLASGGTWCPPNPIDKLIDRHGNEVAVTTETCDQVVPEGLANTLANAMSKDAVGGGTASGSASAAGWTLPVSGKTGTTEAHRSSGFVGFTNHYAAANYIYDDSTTPTDLCSSPLRHCSEGDLYGGNEPARTWFTAMKPIATKFGPVQLPPTDPRYVDGSPGSRVPSVAGLDIDAARSRLKEAGFQVADQNNFVNSTAKQGEVVGTTPSGATIPGSIITIQVSNGIPPAPPPPPEGAPVPVGSQVVEIPGLPPITIPLLAPPPPPPGQPPP; via the coding sequence ATGTCAGACCGCCCCCCGGCCGCGCTCACGATCCTCAAGCTTGCGGGGTACTGCTTGCTGGCCGGTGTCGTCGCCACGGCGCTGATGTTTCCGTTCGCGGGCGGTTTGGGGCTGGTGTCCAACCGGGCGTCCGAGGTCGTCGCCAACGGCTCGGCCCAACTCCTCGAAGGTGAGATACCCGCGGTGTCGACGATGGTCGACGCGAAGGGCAATACCATCGCCTGGCTGTACTCCCAGCGCCGGTTCGAGGTGCCCAGCGACAAGATCGCCAACACGATGAAGCTGGCGATCGTGTCCATCGAGGACAAGCGGTTCGCCGACCACAACGGGGTGGACTGGAAGGGCACGCTGACCGGGTTGGCCGGCTATGCGCGCGGTGACGTGGACACCCGCGGCGGTTCGACCATCGAACAGCAGTACATCAAGAACTACCAATTGCTGGTGACGGCGAAGACCGACGCCGAGAAGCGCGCCGCCGTGGAGACCACCCCGGCCCGCAAGCTGCGCGAGATCCGGATGGCGCTCACCCTGGACAAGACGTTCACCAAGCCGGAGATCCTGACGCGCTACCTGAACCTGGTGTCCTTCGGCAACGGTTCGTTCGGCGTGCAGGACGCGGCGCAGACCTACTTCGGCATCAACGCATCCGACCTGAACTGGCAACAGGCGGCGCTGCTGGCGGGCATGGTGCAGTCGACCAGCGCGCTGAACCCCTACACCAACCCCGAGGGAGCGCTGGCGCGGCGAAACCTGGTGCTCGACACCATGATCGAGAACATCCCGCAGGAGGCGGACGCGTTGCGCGCCGCCAAGGCGACCCCGCTGGGCGTGCTGCCGCAGCCCAACGAGCTGCCGCGAGGCTGCATCGCGGCCGGCGACCGCGCGTTCTTCTGCGACTACGTCCAGGAGTACCTGTCGCGCGCCGGCATCAGCAAAGAACAGGTGGCGCGCGGCGGCTACCTGATCCGCACCACGCTGGATCCCGACGTGCAGGTCCCGGTCAAGGCGGCCATCGACCAGTTCGCCAGCCCGACACTGCCCGGTATTTCCAGCGTGATGAGTGTGATCCAGCCCGGAAAGACGTCGCACAAGGTGATGGCGATGGCCAGCAACCGCACCTACGGCCTGAACCTCGACGCCGGCGAAACCATGCGGCCGCAGCCCTTCTCGTTGGTCGGCGACGGCGCGGGGTCGGTCTTCAAGATCTTCACCACCGCGGCGGCGCTGGATATGGGCATGGGTACCAACGCCACGCTCGAGGTGCCGGCGCGCTTTCAGGCCAAGGGCATGGGCAGCGGCGGGGCAAAGGGCTGCCCCAAGGACACCTGGTGCGTGATCAACGCCGGCAACTACCGCGGGTCGATGAACGTGACCGAGGCGCTGGCCACCTCGCCCAACACCGCGTTCGCCAAGCTCATCCAGCAGGTCGGGGTGACGCGCACGGTGGACATGGCGATCAAGCTCGGCCTGCGGTCCTACGCCGATCCCGGTACCGCCCGCGACTACAACCCCGACAGCAACGAGAGCCTCGCCGACTTCGTCAAACGGCAGAACATCGGCTCGTTCACACTGGGCCCCATCGAGGTGAACGCCCTGGAGCTGTCCAACGTCGCGGCCACGCTGGCCTCCGGCGGCACCTGGTGCCCGCCCAACCCGATCGACAAGCTGATCGACCGGCACGGCAACGAAGTCGCCGTAACCACCGAGACCTGCGACCAAGTGGTGCCCGAAGGCTTGGCGAACACCCTGGCCAACGCGATGAGCAAGGACGCTGTGGGCGGCGGCACCGCGTCCGGCTCGGCCAGCGCCGCGGGCTGGACCCTGCCGGTGTCCGGCAAGACGGGCACCACCGAGGCGCACCGCTCCTCGGGCTTCGTGGGGTTCACCAACCACTACGCGGCGGCCAACTACATCTACGACGACTCGACGACGCCGACGGACCTGTGCTCGTCGCCGCTGCGGCATTGCAGCGAGGGCGACCTGTACGGCGGTAACGAGCCGGCCCGCACCTGGTTCACCGCGATGAAGCCGATCGCGACAAAGTTCGGTCCGGTGCAGTTGCCGCCCACCGATCCCCGTTACGTCGACGGGTCGCCCGGCTCGCGGGTGCCCAGCGTCGCCGGCCTGGATATCGACGCGGCGCGCTCGCGGCTCAAGGAGGCCGGCTTCCAGGTCGCCGACCAGAACAACTTCGTCAACAGCACCGCGAAACAGGGCGAGGTGGTCGGCACCACGCCCAGCGGCGCGACGATCCCGGGGTCGATCATCACCATCCAGGTCAGCAACGGCATCCCGCCGGCACCGCCACCGCCGCCCGAGGGCGCGCCCGTGCCGGTCGGCTCGCAGGTCGTGGAGATCCCGGGTCTGCCGCCGATCACCATTCCGCTGCTGGCGCCGCCGCCTCCGCCGCCGGGGCAGCCGCCCCCGTAG